A portion of the Oncorhynchus tshawytscha isolate Ot180627B unplaced genomic scaffold, Otsh_v2.0 Un_contig_19528_pilon_pilon, whole genome shotgun sequence genome contains these proteins:
- the LOC121844746 gene encoding protein FAM13A-like, with protein MGAGALTICQNKAAVQIKQDMKKMVQLPMLRGTSRGPRGVEARGGRLFGVSLLELRELGLVKDGVPLVVWSMVEFLREHALHHEGLFRVNGNVRAVEGLKQRLENGEDVDFLVEVDVCTVASLFKQYLRDLPEGLVDSTVQPALIKQHQ; from the exons CAGAACAAGGCTGCGGTACAGATCAAGCAAGACATGAAGAAGATGGTCCAGTTGCCCATGCTGAGGGGGACCTCCAGGGGACCTCGAGGAGTGGAGGCCAGGGGCGGTAGGCTGTTCGGCGTGTCCCTGCTGGAGCTCAGGGAGCTGGGCCTCGTGAAGGATGGTGTGCCCCTGGTGGTGTGGAGCATGGTAGAGTTCCTACGAGAACATG ctCTTCATCATGAGGGTCTGTTCAGGGTCAACGGTAATGTGCGGGCTGTGGAGGGGCTGAAACAGCGGCTGGAGAACGGTGAGGACGTGGACTTCCTGGTTGAGGTGGATGTGTGTACAGTGGCCAGCTTGTTCAAACAGTACCTCAGGGACCTGCCAGAAGGCCTGGTAGACTCCACCGTACAGCCTGCCCTTATAAAGCAGCACCAGG